The Solanum lycopersicum chromosome 6, SLM_r2.1 genome has a window encoding:
- the LOC101247029 gene encoding RNA-binding protein 1-like has translation MAAGAYRKDTITVQLEVMSPDLTPLSPEIPLNEYEVPEDMLPPNASSTLYVEGLPEDCTTSEVAHIFRHFGGYKEVRLVPEPSIYPRVNTLIHCFVDFVSPLHAAAAMDALQGYKFDLDEHDSGNLMLQFACNPCEMSA, from the exons ATGGCGGCGGGTGCTTATCGGAAGGACACCATCACTGTGCAGCTGGAAGTGATGTCGCCGGATCTTACTCCTCTCTCTCCGGAAATCCCTCTCAATGAATATG AAGTTCCAGAAGATATGCTTCCTCCAAATGCTAGCAGTACATTGTATGTAGAGGGTTTGCCTGAGGACTGTACAACAAGTGAGGTGGCAC ACATATTCCGCCATTTTGGAGGTTACAAAGAAGTTAGGCTCGTACCAGAACCATCAATATAT CCTCGAGTCAATACCTTGATTCATTgctttgttgattttgtgagtCCGCTTCATGCAGCTGCTGCAATGGATGCCTTACAAG GTTATAAATTCGACCTTGATGAGCATGATTCAGGCAACTTAATGCTGCAATTTGCTTGCAATCCTTGTGAGATGTCAGCTTGA
- the LOC112941691 gene encoding RNA-binding protein 1-like isoform X2 has translation MSPDLTPVFAEIPLNEYEDMLPPNASSTLYVEGLPEDCTTREVAHIFHHFGGYKEVRLVPEPSIYPRVNTLIHCFVDFVSPLHAAAAMDALQGYKFDLDEHDSGNLMLQFARNPGETSAGGDC, from the exons ATGTCGCCGGATCTTACTCCCGTCTTCGCGGAAATCCCTCTCAACGAATATG AAGATATGCTTCCTCCAAATGCTAGCAGTACATTGTATGTAGAGGGTTTGCCTGAGGACTGTACAACAAGAGAGGTGGCAC ACATATTCCACCATTTTGGAGGTTACAAAGAAGTTAGGCTCGTACCAGAACCATCAATATAT CCTCGAGTCAATACCTTGATTCATTgctttgttgattttgtgagtCCGCTTCATGCAGCTGCTGCAATGGATGCCTTACAAG GTTATAAATTCGACCTTGATGAGCATGATTCAGGCAACTTAATGCTGCAATTTGCTCGCAATCCTGGTGAGACGTCAGCTGGAGGGGATTGTTGA
- the LOC112941691 gene encoding RNA-binding protein 1-like isoform X1 codes for MSPDLTPVFAEIPLNEYAPEDMLPPNASSTLYVEGLPEDCTTREVAHIFHHFGGYKEVRLVPEPSIYPRVNTLIHCFVDFVSPLHAAAAMDALQGYKFDLDEHDSGNLMLQFARNPGETSAGGDC; via the exons ATGTCGCCGGATCTTACTCCCGTCTTCGCGGAAATCCCTCTCAACGAATATG CTCCAGAAGATATGCTTCCTCCAAATGCTAGCAGTACATTGTATGTAGAGGGTTTGCCTGAGGACTGTACAACAAGAGAGGTGGCAC ACATATTCCACCATTTTGGAGGTTACAAAGAAGTTAGGCTCGTACCAGAACCATCAATATAT CCTCGAGTCAATACCTTGATTCATTgctttgttgattttgtgagtCCGCTTCATGCAGCTGCTGCAATGGATGCCTTACAAG GTTATAAATTCGACCTTGATGAGCATGATTCAGGCAACTTAATGCTGCAATTTGCTCGCAATCCTGGTGAGACGTCAGCTGGAGGGGATTGTTGA
- the LOC112941691 gene encoding RNA-binding protein 1-like isoform X3, giving the protein MSPDLTPVFAEIPLNEYAPEDMLPPNASSTLYVEGLPEDCTTREVAHIFHHFGGYKEVRLVPEPSIYPRVNTLIHCFVDFVSPLHAAAAMDALQGYKFDLDEHDSGNLMLQFARNPGLAMF; this is encoded by the exons ATGTCGCCGGATCTTACTCCCGTCTTCGCGGAAATCCCTCTCAACGAATATG CTCCAGAAGATATGCTTCCTCCAAATGCTAGCAGTACATTGTATGTAGAGGGTTTGCCTGAGGACTGTACAACAAGAGAGGTGGCAC ACATATTCCACCATTTTGGAGGTTACAAAGAAGTTAGGCTCGTACCAGAACCATCAATATAT CCTCGAGTCAATACCTTGATTCATTgctttgttgattttgtgagtCCGCTTCATGCAGCTGCTGCAATGGATGCCTTACAAG GTTATAAATTCGACCTTGATGAGCATGATTCAGGCAACTTAATGCTGCAATTTGCTCGCAATCCTG GACTTGCCATGTTTTGA